In Gossypium arboreum isolate Shixiya-1 chromosome 5, ASM2569848v2, whole genome shotgun sequence, a single genomic region encodes these proteins:
- the LOC108484157 gene encoding 40S ribosomal protein S3-2: protein MATAQISKKRKFVADGVFFAELNEVLTRELAEDGYSGVEVRVTPMRTEIIIRATRTQNVLGEKGRRIRELTSVVQKRFKFPENSVELYAEKVNNRGLCAIAQAESLRYKLLGGLAVRRACYGVLRFIMESGAKGCEVIVSGKLRAQRAKSMKFKDGYMISSGHPVNEYIDSAVRHVLLRQGVLGIKVKIMLDWDPKGKQGPTTPLPDLVTIHPPKEDEEIRRVEPEPTNIEVPVMA, encoded by the exons ATGGCGACAGCTCAAATCAGCAAAAAGCGAAAG TTCGTCGCTGATGGAGTTTTCTTCGCGGAACTCAACGAGGTATTGACCAGGGAACTGGCTGAGGATGGATACTCTGGAGTCGAAGTCAGAGTTACTCCTATGCGTACCGAGATCATCATCAGAGCCACCCGCACCCAAAACGTTCTCG GTGAAAAAGGTAGGAGGATTAGGGAGCTTACCTCAGTGGTTCAGAAGCGATTCAAGTTCCCAGAAAACAGTGTCGAGCTTTACGCTGAGAAGGTCAACAACAGAGGCCTTTGCGCTATTGCGCAGGCCGAGTCTCTTCGCTACAAGCTACTCGGAGGTCTTGCCGTTCGCAG GGCCTGCTATGGTGTACTGAGATTCATCATGGAGAGTGGTGCCAAGGGATGCGAG GTTATTGTTAGTGGAAAGCTAAGAGCACAGCGTGCCAAATCTATGAAATTCAAGGATGGATATATGATCTCTTCTGGTCATCCTGTCAATGAGTATATTGACTCTGCTGTCAGACATGTTCTTTTGAGACAG GGGGTGCTTGGTATCAAGGTCAAGATCATGCTTGACTGGGATCCTAAGGGTAAGCAAGGCCCTACTACTCCCCTACCTGATCTAGTCACAATCCACCCTCCCAAGGAGGATGAAGAAATCAGGAGAGTAGAGCCTGAGCCAACTAATATTGAGGTTCCAGTTATGGCTTAA
- the LOC108485402 gene encoding protein ELF4-LIKE 3-like → MEGDTYSGLDNGTQLDGNVVQIFQKSFVQVQNILDQNRLLINEINQNHESKIPDNLSRNVGLIRELNNNIRRVVDLYADLSSTFSKSMDTSSEEDLSVAMRSDAKAGHKRNRPV, encoded by the coding sequence ATGGAGGGTGACACATACTCAGGGCTTGACAATGGAACACAGTTGGATGGCAACGTGGTGCAGATATTTCAGAAGAGCTTTGTTCAGGTTCAGAATATATTGGACCAGAATAGGTTGCTCATCAATGAGATTAACCAGAATCATGAGTCCAAGATCCCAGACAACTTGAGCAGAAATGTTGGTCTAATTAGGGAGCTCAACAACAACATAAGAAGAGTTGTTGACCTTTACGCTGATCTTTCAAGTACCTTCTCCAAATCCATGGATACCTCATCTGAGGAGGATCTGAGTGTTGCTATGAGATCTGATGCCAAAGCTGGTCACAAAAGAAACAGGCCTGTTTGA
- the LOC108485001 gene encoding uncharacterized protein LOC108485001 has translation MLFGSKVGDASKRTNEKEDIDFLEGDIQKNFVNGVPSITFSDRIHHILFQGMENIVVLKLLGRNIGFSVLQNKIYSMWKPSAPIHMMDIENDYFLVKFQNKQDCQKAHSEGPWIIFGQYLTVQPWTRAFDSAQAYPSVVKAWIRFLALPIYLYNRKVITEIGELVGKVVKLDMNTDSRSPGRFARMAVYVNLDKPLVSQVLINGRTQKVEYESLSTICFNCGRYGHVDNMCPFRNVESSTEKGNKSPEVSSENSKSAREESEKKDESYGPWMIVERKLRRRARDNGQKTARFCGKDKEGSCIAGHNNSNFMKENNEEDISAVRNSKGK, from the coding sequence ATGCTTTTTGGCTCTAAGGTAGGAGATGCTTCTAAACGAACGAATGAGAAGGAAGACATTGATTTTTTGGAGGGTGACATTCAGAAGAACTTTGTAAATGGAGTGCCTTCTATTACTTTTTCTGACAGGATACATCATATTCTCTTTCAGGGCATGGAAAACATCGTGGTATTAAAATTACTTGGTCGCAATATAGGTTTTTCGGTGTTGCAAAATAAAATCTACAGTATGTGGAAACCCTCAGCACCTATTCACATGATGGACATTGAGAATGACTATTTTTTAGTCAAATTTCAGAACAAACAAGATTGCCAAAAGGCTCACTCTGAAGGACCATGGATCATTTTTGGTCAGTACTTGACCGTTCAGCCATGGACGAGGGCTTTTGACTCTGCCCAGGCCTACCCAAGTGTCGTCAAGGCGTGGATTAGATTCCTTGCGCTCCCTATTTATTTGTATAATCGCAAAGTTATCACAGAAATTGGGGAGTTAGTCGGGAAAGTGGTTAAACTAGACATGAACACAGATAGTAGGTCACCGGGTCGCTTTGCTAGAATGGCAGTCTACGTCAATCTGGACAAACCTCTGGTTTCTCAGGTTCTGATCAATGGCCGAACGCAGAAGGTGGAGTACGAGTCATTATCAACCATCTGCTTTAATTGTGGGAGATATGGCCATGTAGATAATATGTGTCCTTTTAGAAATGTTGAGTCATCGACTGAGAAGGGTAATAAGTCGCCGGAGGTGAGTTCGGAAAATTCAAAATCAGCTAGAGAAGAATCGGAGAAGAAAGACGAGAGTTACGGGCCATGGATGATTGTAGAGAGGAAATTAAGACGGAGAGCAAGGGATAACGGCCAGAAGACTGCCAGATTTTGTGGGAAAGATAAGGAAGGTTCCTGCATTGCTGGGCATAATAATAgcaattttatgaaagaaaataatgAGGAAGACATTAGTGCTGTTCGAAACTCTAAAGGGAAATAG
- the LOC108485599 gene encoding uncharacterized protein LOC108485599, with translation MASTSAVSMALPLTRATQNRVPASEAFFKPLPLKPSGAIPTTTSNGRLQVKAAASSLKDKAVTGLTAAAITASMVIPEVAQAADGVSPSLKNFLLSIVAGGVVLVAIVGAVIGVSNFDPVKRT, from the coding sequence ATGGCTTCCACTTCAGCAGTTTCAATGGCTCTGCCACTAACTCGTGCTACCCAAAACAGGGTGCCTGCCTCTGAAGCTTTCTTTAAGCCATTGCCACTCAAGCCATCGGGGGCAATCCCAACTACAACATCCAATGGAAGGCTTCAAGTCAAGGCTGCTGCTTCTTCACTCAAGGACAAGGCAGTCACAGGATTGACAGCAGCTGCAATCACAGCATCCATGGTGATCCCTGAGGTAGCTCAAGCTGCTGATGGAGTTTCCCCTTCTCTCAAGAACTTTTTGCTTAGCATTGTGGCTGGTGGTGTTGTGCTTGTTGCCATTGTTGGAGCTGTAATTGGTGTGTCCAACTTCGACCCTGTCAAGCGGACCTGA
- the LOC108484582 gene encoding protein Brevis radix-like 4, with the protein MLTCIARSKQAGDDSLAQPEEIDLSNNPNTKHNQAMKSLTSQLKDMALKASGAYKHCNPCTAQTRLKNPGGSEADSDRYKWSYRRTGSSNSATQRTWGKEMEARLKGISSSSGEATPNSMSGRRVESIVFVEENEPKEWVAQVEPGVLITFVSLPHGGNDLKRIRFSREMFNKWQAQRWWSENYDRIKELYNVQRLNRNAFALPTPPISEDESSKIESAEASPVTPPLTRERLPRNLYRPTGMSVGYSSSDSLDQHPMQARNYCDSGVTSTPKLSSISGAKTEISSMDASMRSSSSREADRSGELSISNASDLETEWVEQDEPGVYITIKALPGGKRELKRVRFSRERFGEMHARLWWEENRARIHEQYL; encoded by the exons ATGCTGACGTGCATAGCTCGGTCCAAGCAAGCTGGTGATGACTCACTGGCTCAACCAGAGGAAATCGACTTGTCCAATAATCCGAACACTAAGCACAACCAAGCCATGAAATCCCTCACATCTCAG TTGAAGGACATGGCACTGAAAGCGTCGGGGGCGTACAAGCACTGCAACCCCTGCACAGCACAGACTCGGTTAAAGAATCCTGGCGGTTCCGAAGCCGACTCGGATCGTTACAAGTGGTCGTATCGTAGGACAGGGAGTTCGAACTCGGCGACGCAGAGGACTTGGGGAAAGGAGATGGAAGCGAGGTTGAAAGGTATATCGAGTTCAAGCGGAGAAGCGACGCCGAACTCGATGAGCGGACGCCGTGTCGAATCGATCGTGTTCGTCGAAGAAAATGAACCTAAAGAGTGGGTAGCTCAGGTGGAGCCGGGTGTACTTATCACCTTCGTTTCACTTCCTCATGGCGGCAACGATCTCAAGCGTATACGGTTCAG CCGGGAAATGTTTAACAAATGGCAAGCTCAAAGATGGTGGTCTGAGAACTATGACAGGATCAAGGAACTTTACAATGTTCAGAGATTAAACCGCAATGCATTTGCACTACCTACACCACCTATATCCGAAGATGAG AGCTCAAAAATAGAATCAGCAGAAGCAAGCCCTGTAACACCGCCATTGACTAGAGAACGATTACCTCGTAACTTATATCGTCCAACAGGGATGAGTGTGGGCTACTCATCCTCAGATTCACTTGATCAACATCCAATGCAGGCTCGGAATTATTGTGATTCCGGTGTTACCTCAACTCCAAAACTTTCCAGTATTAGTGGTGCCAAGACAGAGATATCATCAATGGATGCCTCTATGAGGAGTAGTTCATCAAGAGAGGCTGATCGCTCCGGTGAGTTGTCTATTAGCAATGCCAGTGATCTTGAGACTGAATGGGTTGAACAAGATGAGCCAGGGGTTTACATTACTATCAAAGCCTTGCCAGGGGGTAAAAGGGAGCTTAAGCGAGTTAGATTCAG CCGAGAAAGATTCGGGGAGATGCATGCTAGATTGTGGTGGGAAGAGAACCGAGCCAGGATCCATGAACAGTACTTATAA